The sequence below is a genomic window from Harpia harpyja isolate bHarHar1 chromosome 3, bHarHar1 primary haplotype, whole genome shotgun sequence.
AAGGGATGGCATCACATTGTGGGCATCCAGACCTTACCTCCTCTAAAGTTCAAGAAGAGTCACAGGTGGGCATTTCATGCCCTGACTCCTACGTTCCCAAGACAGATGTCAAAATGTGGATCTCCTGGACTTCACGGTTGGTAACAGCCTAGCAGATGCCAGGAAGGGCCACCAGAGACATCGCAGAAACACGCGCAAGTCCTGCGTGAAATAATTTGTGTAGCCCTTTGAATACTGTTTCATAACGCCCCTTCTCCAAATCAAAGCCGGTTTTCACGTTGTCTGTCACGGCACATGTCTCCGCCAAGAACTAAAGACAAACGGTGCGGGTTTTTGCATTCTGGGACGTAGTTTTTAAAACGCTATTCCTGGATTTTGTTACACTCGTGCGTCTGGCCAGCCGCTGTGGTAGTTAGGAAAGAAATCGCTGCTTTTCGTACCGGCAGACAACACTTAGCACTTTCACAACCATTCACGGGCCTTTTGTaccaggaagaaatgaaaagggcACGAGTCAACCGGCAAAACCCCACACTTCCTCGCTTGGTGAAACCTCCCCAGCAGCAACCTGCTGCTATCCAACCAGCAGCTGCTCCcgcccagggctcagccccctccctccgTGGCTTCTGGGACGCCTTTTACCCCTCTTCTTCACCCCTACTGTGGCCTGGCAAGCCCTGAAGCAATCCCAAACGTTTCACtcccaacagaggaaaaacaagccaaggagaacaaccaccaaaaaacccgcCAGACCCAGGGGAGTGAAACGCTGCCGCTGACCAGAGTGACAGACGGAGGAGAACCGTGCTCCTCTGGAAAAAAGCCTGCGGACAACCCTCCCCAGTTTCCAGGCACCTTGCCCCGGCACTCCGGGACCAGGTGCCCCCAGAGGAGAGCGCTGCCTCTGGCTCCTGCCCAGGCCGCAGGGTGCCACTCCGCGCCTTCCGCCGCGCAGCCGTGAGGCGGCCATTTCCCCTACCTCTGCAGGTGGAGGACGGCGAGGCTTGCGAGGTCCCCGCCGGCTGTCTGAGGGGGGGTCGGGCCCCCCGGCACCCTCGGGCGGCGGGCGAGAGCCGGGGGGTGCCGGCGCTCCCCAGTGGTCGCTCGCACGGGGCGGGAAGGCGCGAAGAAcctgcccctgaggagcgccggccgGCGGGAGCGGCCGTTAGCGCGGGAAGGGCAGCGCACCCTGTTCAGCGGCGGGGCTGCTGCCCGCTCTGCTCACCCGCCGCCTCGGGCTGCAGCCCCGACGGCCACCCCGAGCCGGCTGGTGGCCGTGcaagcctgcccagcagcccgaGGTCGCCAGAGAATTAGGAGcgtgctggcagagagcaggcgAGGGCTGCGCTCTGCGGCTGCCTGGCCAGGCTAGCTGGGGGTGGCCACCCTGACAGAGCTccctcccagggaagctgctgcccaggTGGAAGGCTGCAAAGACCGCGCCTCCCCTCCAGAGCCTGCACCCGCCCGAGGTGTGCCACGTCTGGTGGAGTCCCTCAGCGAgcggaggagctgcaggaggagggcagcagtcAGCAGGCTGCgctggatgggggaggaggagctgagactttgccagaagaaacaggagggccCCGCGGTGCTGGCCGCCCGGGAGTGCTGCGGGATGTCACAGGGAGGCTGCCCCGCTGGTTCAAGCACGGACTGCTAtcctctgctccttttccatgtGGGCACCAGGACATGGTAAAGCAAAACCCGGGCAAGGTCAAGCAGGACTTGAGAGTCTTGGGGGCAGGAGCGAAAGGGACGGGTGCCCGAGCGAAGTAGTCTTCTGTCCTGCCAGTCAGAGGTAGGGGCGCGTAaccgaaaaagccggtcaaagaaactctctgaggctcgattttggagtttgagaaagcaggcattctttatggcagcactggatgcacggggggtAGTTCCTCCTAGCGTGCataccgttacctacagcaaggcaagcttatattgttctaatcaTGTAGTTATTTATGTTATCATTgacatagtgtccgccctttggGTATGCGCAGTGTggctcatctctttttcctagttagctggcctcgGCAGGTTTTAATGGCTGGATGCACCAATGTCTGTCCCGACGGCAGGTgggggacagggctctgcccttcaTGAGACCCCCAGCCCCTGGAGTGGCGGCTGGAAGATGGGTAGGTCAAAGGACCCTCATGGGAGCCCTGCAGGACCTCATCCATTGGACCAACGGGCACCTTCCCTTGTCACACAGAGCATCTCATGGGCTGGAAAAGGGATGCTCTGGAGAGTTTCTGGCAAATCTCTGGAGAAGAGCTTCTCCCCGCCCCTCTCCCAGGGGGTTTCTCGGCTCTGGTGCCCTTCCCAAGGACAGCCCCACAGGTGGGTGCAGCCAGCATGGCAGGAAAgaacaggcagcagccacagcggTCAGCACTGCAGGAAAGCCAAGGATAAAGCCTTATCACCTAAGTGTGATAAAGCCTTAATAGCCAAGTGTGCTGCTCCACGGACAGGAGTATTCCTGCCTAAGCTCACCACACATTGCATTTCCCTGTGGCTTTCGGCAGGATATGAATGGCTCTTCAGTGCCGGTGGTTGCTCCCCTCTTTCAGTAACAattgcaaattttcttcctgttggaCCTGCCTCGGTTCCAGTCTCTTGGGGATTGAAAGCTGGCACAGCATGGGCACCAGAGACGTTCCCACAGCTTGGCTGGCATCCACAAGGAGGAGTCTGCCTTTAGCCACGATGGTAATTTCCAGGGAAAACAGCTTGTTGTATTGACCAGGACCCTACGCGGACAACAGAAGAGCAGGGATGCGGCCATTTGCCACAAGTCCagtggagcaggctgctcaaaCACAGCCCACTGTGactttctgtgctgctgggccTGTGGGGACGAAGGATTAAGCCTGAATTACCTACATGAAATAGAGCTATCGCTAGCCTCGTGCAGCGGCACCCAGGAGCTGGTCCTGAAAACCACCAATCCAGGACACAGAAAGCTTTTAACCGCTGTGGCTGTTCCAGAATAGACTGTGCCGTGTGCATCCATTTCTATTAACaacccttctcctgcagctgaaaaGGAGTTTGAGATCTTGCGTATGGCTAAAGGGGGTTGGTGGCCTCGGAGGGTAGCTGAGGCTTGGGGCTTGCATTGCCCGTGACCAGCTATGATCACAGAGTGACAGAGGAAAGACtttccctggggaagaggcacCAGGGAGTGGTTGAGGTGGAGGAAAACTTCACCATGGTTTTGCTTGCAGGTGGAAAGTTCTGGATCACAGAGGAATTCTACATCTTCCATAGCATGGCACAGGTAGAGGCTTCTGTTGGCACCAAGTAGAGGCAGAATGTCAGACAAAGTGGCTCATTGAATGGGAATGATCTAGGGAAATTTACTTGGCTATTAAAAGCCCCATTGCTCTAGCAGTTGAATCTTTTTtctctagtcctttttttttggaagggggtgGCGGGAGGGGCATGGATAATTTATCTTCATACCTACCGAAACAGGCATTGTAGCAGTCAAGATGGAATACGCCTTTCTcgcgtaccttttcttttttgaacacGGTGAATTCAATCTGCTGATCAATAGCCCACTGAGTTCAATAGACACCTTGGATTTTTATCCTTTGGCTCAAGAGCTAGACGCAACCTCCTGTCGTTGGTGTTAGCACAATTAATGCAGATAATCTGCTATCTTCTACCTAATAATCTAGGCTACATACTATCTAATCATCTATGTGAGAGTACAACCTGATCCAGTGTTACACACAAcatcagcactgtgaagagctgtgaCATTCCAATGAAAAGGGAGACATTTTGAACACCTTTTAATAGCTTGCAGGCATGCAAAGGGGAAGCACTGTGTAAATAATACCAAAACCAATACGGATTTTCCCCCTAAATTTCTGAACCTACTGTGACAAGTGATGGCCTATCAAAGTGCATGTCTGCACCCCCTGCGCTGCACCACGCAGGACCTGTTCACATTCCCTGCTCTGGGAGATGGGGCAGAGTGGACCCTCAGGCAGCTTGCAGGTGGCACGCAACCGGGAGGAGAGGCTCACGCGCCAGAGGGTCCTGCTGTCAATGAGGGGCatctcgacaggctggagaaaggggctgacaggaacctcgtgtagttcaacaaggggaagagcAAAGTCCTGGAGACCTGGGGACGAACAAGCCCTTGCACCAGTAACTgctgggggacacccagctggaaagcagctgtgcagacacCTGGGGTCATGGTGGACGCCAAGCTGACCGATTTAGAGCCAGAAAAGTGCCCCTGGGGCAAAGGTGGCtaactgcatcctgggctgcagcagggaaagcattGGCAACAGGCGGAGGtaggtggtccttcccctctgctgtgtccatccagccctgggctccccagtgccaggcagagccGGCCATACTGGAGAGAACTCTCgccccagtgcccctcccacttTCCGTTGGGCTCGGAATGTTGGTCAGTTGGAGCCCACAGccaccagagacagcagcacggagctgtgctggcacggaggagcgctgggaggaggcaggatcTGGCCGAGCAGCACCGAGCCGGCACCGGCACCTCGCTTCCCATCCCTGCTGTCGCCGACTGGCTCGCGTCCTCGGTCCACGGCGAGGGTCCTCCTCTCCCGGGCAGGATGGGCCAGGCCAACTGCTGCTGcggctccaggtgggctctccctGTGCCTCGGGGACACGCGGGCACGGCCGGGACCCGCAGCGGCAGCCTTTCTCATGCCCGccgctctctgctctgcagggaggctcTCACCGACGCCGAGCCGGTGCTGAGCGCGGACGTGCGGCTGACCCGGGGCCGCAACAGGAGCGAGagacgccttctcctcctccaggatgAACTGCTCATCGCCAAGTTGCAGTAAGaccctcagagcccagctgcctttcccccatccctggccctggcaccagggcagggacaccccagcaccagcccccggccccgggaccGTGGTGCTGGATGCACCCATCAACGTCTGTCCCAAGGACAGGTGGGGGAcggggctctgcccggggggacccccaggaggccacctccagctcaccacctgcctctcctctctgcagacgTGGCACCACCCTGTGCCCACAGCTCCGCCTGGCCCTggaccagctgtgggtgctgagcggcggaaaggaggcagcaggggaggaaaaagaggaggaggaggaaggcagcaacGAGGACAGGACCTCCATCATCCTCATCTGGCCCACCGGCTCCTGCGTTGCCGCTTCCAGGTGAGTCATGGTGCCACGTcccatggctgggcaggagaGGTTCCCAACCATGCCCACGCCATCCTGTGAACGGCCTCTGCCCTGCGTGCAGAGCCCGGGCAGGGAGCGGGAAgcacgccggcagggagggatgggggcattGCCAAGTCCTGCATCCCCTGGTGCCCTTCGGGTCCCCAgaagagaagggcaaaagcagctgctctggcaggacaTGGGGAGCCAGGGCTTGGGCAGCGTCTCTGTCCTGCCCCGCGGGGCTTCGTCCTGCCCCTGTGTCCTTCcccacggggcagggctgcgcaggcgCCCGCCTCTGCCCACGGGCTGGAGGGCAGCGGGGCCTGACGCtggttctcctctctttctgcagctcccaggcactgaaggagctgtgggtgggcacactgctggggtAAGCTGGGGGGGATGCTCCAGGCGCAGCCGGACGGGGGAACAcagctccccagctggggagaggtgccCTCGCGGCTGCGGGCAGCTCTCGGGCAGAGCTGCCTCACAGGAGAGAAGGGGCAGCTTGGGGCTCagccagctctctccctgtcccttcccggTGCACAGGACACCAGGAGGAGCAAAGAGAGCCCGCGTGACCCGTCTCCCCTCCCTCAGAcccctggagaaggagctgagccACCGCCACGCTGTGAGTGTCTCTCCGGTCTGGGCTCTGTCCCCGAGCCCTGGTCCTCCAGCCGAGCAGCAGAGGCATCGCTGCTCACCTTCCTCCGCTCCTTCTCTCTTGCCCAGTGGAGGACATTCAGTGCCAGGAGCCTGGAGAGGCTGATGGAGggccaggcagaggtgagaaTGGCTGCCTTTCACCCGCCTCTGGCTGTGCTGGCGTCTGCGGCCAGCGGGGTGAGCTTGTgcggcagggatggagggaagagtgGTCCCACGGTGCCACTCGGGTCCCAGCTTTGCTGCGCTCAGGCTGCTGGTGCCGGGCGGCAGCTCGCCGGTGGCCCCTTCCGCTGCGGGGCTGCTCTCTAAGCGCAGCCTGCTTCTTGCAGGATCATCCCAAGCAAGGGCCACCGACAGCCCCATCTATCAAAGCTGGGGGACTTTGCCGCTCACCAGGTGAGTTCTGGAAAGAAACGCGTTGTCCTGCAAATGGTTGAGCTGTGCTCACTTGTCCCTTGAGTGTCGCCATGCAGGTGCGGCACCGCAAGGGAGGACGTCACCTGGATGAGCAAGGACACCCGCTGGGCAGCAGCCGCTGGACGTGGTTCTGCGGGGACCcagagcctctgctgctgcccacagcttggAGGAGGGCTGGGACAGGTTGTCCCGGTGGCACGCCGGCCCTCAGGAGCCTCCGAGCTGGAGCCGCTGAGCCGGAGCTGTGgttccagctgctggctccctgcccatcctgccGCACCGCTCAGCaccgtgctgcaggcagggcaggctccGGGAGTGCTGGCCCGGCTGTCTCCATTGACGCGCTCTTGCTccgttttccttttcagaaggagggaacagcagcagcagcaggaggaggaggaggatggggctgccctggccctttGCTCTGCGGAGGACCCCGGCCGCTGCCCAGGCGCCAGGGCAGGCGGGCTCCGGCTGCAGCAGGGCGCTCTTTGGACAGCCCCTGGCAGCCCTCTGCGGGGAGGacggctccctgccccagcccgtCCAGGTaagccagcctgggcagggggtccccagccctccctccggcTGCTCCAGAGGGGAGGTGGGTGTCCCCAGGAGCTGTGGGGATGGGGGATTGGGCCCTTCACCCCCAGAAGACGCTTCTGGTGGCAGCccctttggggggggcagggagcaggatcTGGGGCAGTGCTTTGGTCCCTGCTGTTGGAAGGCAGCTTCTCAGCCAAGCAACTGTCCTCCTGGCCCTCCTGCAGGAGATGCTGGCTGTCCTGCACCAGGAAGGACCATCGACGGAAGGGGTATTCTGAAGAGCTGCCAGCAGGACAGAGTTTCATGAGCTGCGGGAGGCCCTGGACCACGGTGTGGATGTCGACCTGGGCAGCCAGCCTGCGCTGCTGCTGGCCGTCATCTTGAAGGTGAGCGCTTTtgacctgcagctggaagagctcctgCCTGGCCTGGAGTGTTCAGAGGCTCACCTGGAGCCCCTGGCATTGCAGGACTTCCTCCGAAGCATCCCCGCCAAGCTCCTGGTGACAGACCTCTACGAGGACTGGATGGCAGCGATGCAGAAGAGCGGCAAGGAGGAGAAGGTTGAAGAGCTGGAAGCGTAAGCgtgggcagcagcctgcctgttgAGGAGGGACTGGTAGAGGCCTGGTACTTGCCTGAAAAGGGACGGTCTCCTTAAAAAGCTGTGTCTTCTGACAGCTTGCTTTTGCTGGGGTGGGCTTAGATTTCGGGGGAAAGGGCATGGACAGGGAGCCTTCCCTTGCCTGGGCTCGGGTGAAATGAGGAGCTGGGAAGCAACGCCGTGCTTCCTTCCTGAAGCGCAGGAGCACTGACCGCTGGCTGAGAGCACCTGGAAAGCTGCGCAACCCACCTGCGTTGGGCAAGCTTCGGGGACGGCTGTGGGCAACATCTGCTCCATTAACGTTGAGTTCCTGTTCCCTCAGGGTGGCCGAGAAGTTGCCTGGAGccaatctcctcctcctcaagcGGCTGCTGGCCCTCCTCCAGCACATCGGCCACAACGCCTCCAGCAGCAGAATGACCGCCAGCAACCTGGCCATCTGCCTTGGGCCAAATCTGCTGAGCCCACCTAACAAGGACCTGCTCCCCCTCGAGGCCATGCTGGCGGTGACTGAGAAGGTGCGCTGTACTgagcagccagctgcagccttGCCGGCCCATGCGAGCTTGGCTGCTCAgaggtccctggctgcctcctctcttGAGCAAATGCTggtggggtggctgcctgcaagAGCAGCCCCACAACCACAGCCGCCTGCGCAGAGGCAAGGGTCGGGAGTGGGAAAGGCTGCGTGATACATTTTCAGGCACCTGGGTTGAGACCGAGGGTTTGATGTGTGCAGGTGAACATGCTGGTGGAATTCATGATTGACAACTGCAGGGAACTCTTTGGGGAGCAGACAGCTGACCCTTCCTGTTCAGCAGCCGAGGAGTCGTCGGCAGCCCCCCCAGAGAGCTGTGGAGGTAAGAGGCAGGACTGAGGGTTGTCAGAGGCTGGGGCTTGGGACACTAGAAACCTCAGCGTCGTTTCCAGTGGGGCTGGGCATGGAGTGTTGTCCTCTCAGCCCCGCTTGTCCCATGGCCTCTCTTTGGCCACTGCTTCTTGGGGCATGAATGGTTTGCTCTGCAAGATGTGCTGAAGCCTGCAGACAGGGCATCGGAGGGCTGAAAACTTACGTGGTGTAGGgctttgggtgggttttgctttAGCAGTTGTTTACTTCCAAGAAGTCGCGTTGCTTTACACGCTTCTGCTTTCCAGAACCGCACTTGGAAGAGCAAAGTGCGCCAGCAGTCACAGCAGACACCAAGCATCAGGCAGAAGCCTCGCTGCATGCACCCCCCTCTCTGCTCGGTGTTCTCAGAGAAGCTGGGGGAGCTATGGTGGTGAAGTCTGAAAGGGGAGAGGTATGTCAGGTCCCCAAACACTGTGACAGCGTGTCTGGTGTAAGAGGGGAGTTTCTGATGAGGCCGAGTCCCTGCTGTGCCTCTTCCTGGCAGTAGAGCTGGAGCGTGTTTGGGTTATTCCTCCACCCGCCGGGAAGATACCTAGCAAGGAAAACTGGCGAGGTTGTTTCTCAAATGCACTTGGCATGTGCTTCGTCAAACAAAATGTCTGCAAATCACCTACAAACAGAGAGAGGGGAGTAGCTGTCAACTTCAGCAGGGTTTTGCTCAGGTCCGACTTCATCAGTGCTTCTCCAAGTCTATTTTGGGGGGCAGGGTGACTGCGTGAAATGTGGATGAAgcaaaccagccaaagggatctCCTCTGGAgagctagatttttcttttttctttctttctttctttctttctttctttctttctttctttctttctttctttctttctttctttctttctctttttctttctttcttccttcctctttttctttctttcttccttccttttctttctttctttctttctttttctttctttctttttcctttctttttctttcttttttctttctttcttttttctttcttttttctttctttcttctttctttcttctttcttctttcttttttctttcttctttgttccttttttctttcttttttctttcttctttctttaattttctttcttttttctttctttctttttctttctttctttattctttccttctttcttcttttttcttttttctttctttcttctttctttctttctttccttttttttctttcttttttctttctttctttcttctttcttttttgtagtttctttctttttccgttctttctttctgttttctttctttcttttttgttctttctttctttcttttttcttcatttttctttctttcttttttctttcattctttttcctttcttttttcttctttgtttcttttttctttcttctttctttcttcttttgttctttcttttactttctttcttttttctttctttctttctttttttttctttctttttctttgttttttctttcatttttcctttctttattttttcttttttctttctttcttttttctttctttcttttttctttctttttctttattccttttttctttcttttttctttctttcttctttctttaattttctttcttttttctttctttctttctttttctttcgtcattctttattctttccttctttcttcttttttcttttttctttctttctttcttttttctttctttttcgttctttctttctctttttctttctttcttttttctttctttctttcttccttccttttctttctttctttttctttctttcttttttcttcatttttctttctttcttttttctttttctttcttttttctttttctttcttttttctttttctttcttttttcttttgttcttttttctttcttttttattctttctttcttttttctttcttttttgttctttgtttct
It includes:
- the LOC128139692 gene encoding LOW QUALITY PROTEIN: T-cell activation Rho GTPase-activating protein-like (The sequence of the model RefSeq protein was modified relative to this genomic sequence to represent the inferred CDS: substituted 1 base at 1 genomic stop codon), translated to MGLPWPFALRRTPAAAQAPGQAGSGCSRALFGQPLAALCGEDGSLPQPVQEMLAVLHQEGPSTEGVFXRAASRTEFHELREALDHGVDVDLGSQPALLLAVILKDFLRSIPAKLLVTDLYEDWMAAMQKSGKEEKVEELEAVAEKLPGANLLLLKRLLALLQHIGHNASSSRMTASNLAICLGPNLLSPPNKDLLPLEAMLAVTEKVNMLVEFMIDNCRELFGEQTADPSCSAAEESSAAPPESCGEPHLEEQSAPAVTADTKHQAEASLHAPPSLLGVLREAGGAMVVKSERGEVWKWTVCEEERSSLVFCPGTGVVESGSSTADLSSTALECVQ